The Silurus meridionalis isolate SWU-2019-XX chromosome 16, ASM1480568v1, whole genome shotgun sequence genome has a segment encoding these proteins:
- the hck gene encoding tyrosine-protein kinase HCK, with translation MGCVGTKPDQESGGKTVGDGNDIGNRNQTGHYVKDPTAGSKANKSSNLPSASADDFDNIAIALFDYEGLHEGDLGFKKGDKLNILQESGEWWKAKSVSTGQEGYIPSNYVAKDTLQTEDWFFKAVSRKDAERQLLVAGNKVGSFMIRDSETTKGSYSLSVRDHDPQTGDTVKHYKIRTLDSGGFYISPRITFNTLQELVNHYKKQGDGLCQALTGACISAKPQKPWEKDAWEIPRESLKLDKKLGAGQFGEVWMATYNKHTKVAVKTMKPGSMSVEAFLMEANLMKSLQHDKLVRLNAVVTKEEPIYIITEFMEKGSLLDFIKTDEGNRLQLPKLIDFSAQIAEGMAYIERRNYIHRDLRAANILVNKSLVCKIADFGLARIIEDNEYTAREGAKFPIKWTAPEAINYGSFTIKSDVWSFGILLTEIISYGRTPYPGMTNPEVIRSLERGYRMQRLDSCPQELYDIMLECWKNKPEDRPTFEYLQSVLEDFYTATESQYQQQP, from the exons ATGGGCTGTGTTGGCACGAAGCCAGACCAGGAATCCGGCGGCAAAACGGTGGGTGATGGCAACGACATAGGAAACCGCAATCAAACAGGGCACTATGTGAAAGACCCGACGGCCGGGAGCAAGGCT AACAAAAGCTCAAATCTTCCTTCCGCAAGCGCAGATG ATTTCGACAACATCGCCATAGCGCTCTTCGATTACGAAGGCTTGCACGAAGGGGACCTGGGCTTTAAAAAAGGAGACAAGTTAAACATTTTACAAGA GTCAGGAGAATGGTGGAAAGCAAAGTCTGTGAGCACTGGTCAGGAGGGCTACATTCCCAGTAACTATGTAGCTAAAGACACACTTCAAACTGAAGA CTGGTTCTTCAAAGCAGTGAGCAGGAAAGATGCAGAGAGACAGCTCCTGGTTGCTGGGAATAAAGTGGGCTCTTTCATGATCAGAGACAGTGAGACCACTAAAG GAAGCTACTCATTATCTGTTAGGGACCACGACCCTCAAACAGGTGACACAGTGAAGCATTACAAGATCCGCACTCTAGACAGTGGTGGTTTCTACATTTCGCCTCGAATCACGTTCAACACCCTGCAGGAGCTGGTCAACCATTACAAGA AGCAGGGTGATGGACTGTGTCAGGCACTCACTGGCGCCTGCATCAGTGCCAAACCCCAAAAGCCATGGGAAAAGGATGCCTGGGAAATCCCACGAGAATCTCTCAAGCTGGACAAAAAGCTGGGAGCTGGACAATTTGGAGAAGTTTGGATGG CCACATACAACAAGCATACCAAAGTGGCTGTGAAGACTATGAAGCCAGGCAGTATGTCTGTGGAGGCATTCTTGATGGAAGCAAACCTTATGAAGAGTCTCCAGCATGACAAGCTGGTCCGCCTTAATGCTGTAGTTACCAAGGAAGAGCCCATCTACATCATCACAGAATTCATggagaaag GCAGTTTATTGGACTTCATTAAGACTGACGAAGGAAATCGTCTCCAGTTGCCCAAACTGATAGACTTCTCTGCACAG ATAGCAGAAGGCATGGCCTACATCGAACGAAGGAACTACATACACAGAGACTTGCGGGCTGCAAATATTCTGGTTAATAAGAGTCTGGTGTGCAAAATTGCTGATTTTGGTTTGGCACGTATTATAGAGGACAACGAATATACAGCCAGAGAAG gtgCCAAATTCCCCATTAAGTGGACTGCGCCAGAGGCTATTAACTATGGCTCCTTCACCATCAAATCAGACGTGTGGTCCTTCGGTATTCTTCTCACTGAGATTATCAGTTATGGCCGAACACCATACCCAG GCATGACAAACCCAGAGGTGATTCGCTCCCTGGAGAGAGGATATCGCATGCAGCGCTTGGACTCCTGTCCTCAGGAGCTCTACGACATTATGCTAGAGTGCTGGAAGAACAAGCCAGAAGATAGACCCACCTTTGAGTACCTTCAGAGCGTGCTGGAGGACTTCTATACGGCCACAGAGAGCCAGTACCAACAACAACcctga